In Listeria monocytogenes, the following proteins share a genomic window:
- the yaaA gene encoding S4 domain-containing protein YaaA, with product MAETVKINSEFVTLGQLLQMIDVVSTGGMAKAYLSENTIYINGEQDNRRGKKLRNGDVILVPGVGKVKIEQGK from the coding sequence TTGGCTGAAACAGTAAAGATAAATAGCGAGTTCGTAACGCTTGGTCAACTTTTACAAATGATTGATGTAGTTTCAACTGGTGGAATGGCGAAAGCGTACCTTAGTGAAAATACGATTTACATCAACGGAGAGCAAGACAATCGCCGGGGGAAAAAGCTTCGTAATGGCGATGTTATCTTAGTTCCCGGTGTTGGAAAAGTGAAGATCGAGCAAGGAAAATAG